The region TATTGGATCGACGAATCGAAAAGGGCCGTTTGAGTGCCGACAACGATATCTTGCAGCTCTGCGTTCTCATCGGGCGACTCGCCCTGCAACGGACGAGCGGTCACTGTAACTTGGGCCGATTCCCCTTGCACACCCGATTGACTGACGCGGACGGTAATCGTCGAGCGTTCCGCCTTCTTCATTTTAAGCGGCGGCTGGATTTCAACTTGAAGGTCACGCGTCGAAACAGCACCGATTCCTACGGTGTAGATCGGAACTCCGAGACGTTCTAGTGGCGTGGGCTCGTTCTGGCCTCCGGATCCTAGTGGAGCCATGCCAGAGTTGTGGGCAAAGTCGCTGAACATCACGACGCCACCCAGTCGCCGTGAAGACTGATTGCCGAGGTCGGTGATCAGTTCACCCAACGCGGTAACTTTCCCATTGGTGGAAAGCTCGGCAGCAATGGTTTGAGGGGTTGTGTCTGCTTCCGCACTTCCACCGCCGATACGCCGGGCGACACTAGTCGAGTCCCCATCAAAAACGAAATACTCAAGCTCGACTTCATGCTTTTCGCGGAGTTGGTCAACAAGATTGTTCGTATCTTTCTCGAAGTAAGCTTGGATCCATTGTTGCCGAGTTAGAGCAGGGGGAGACGCCTGGCTGCTGGAATCTTGTTTGCCGATGGCAGAATTCAATGCGTTCTGCTCGTCCGGAGTTAGATTGTCGCGAATGGCCATGCTTTCGGTGCCGTCAAACACTAAGTAGAGCGCTGGACGAAGAACCCGATTGGCCGTCAAGCGAACCGTTGGGTCGGCGAGCGTAACGATAAGCATCACCAAGATCAGAGCACGAACGGCTGCCAATGCCGCGGCCGGAAGGGTGCTTAATCCTGACTGAATTCGAGTGTAATACCAGGCCGTAAACCCTACAGCGGCCAGGCAACCGACAATCAACCAGGTGGGGTCGACCGCTGCCCAAGGCGCGGCAAACGAGAAGCTCACGCCGTCGACCGATTCGACGTCGTTGATCCCGAGAAGCCAACCTATGAGTTTTGAAATCATGCCGATTCGATAACTAGGAAGTTGCAGGATTCGTATCTGACCCGGACTGCCGATTGACGATCCAAGCTAACCATGAGGGCATTGCCGCTATCGTCATTTCGATAAGCAGTAGAGCGATCACGAGAATGATCAACCATTGCCACCACGCATGTCCGCTCGTTGGCAGTCCGCTACCGCTCACGACTTGTGTTTCATCTTGCCAGCGATATTGGGGAGGCAGGCCTAAAGCTTCAAACTGTTCTTGGTCTAACCGAGCCAACTGCGATTCCCAGCTAACCGGAGAACCGCTGACAGGAATGCGAAACCGGCTTGCGTTGTCGGTGGCATCGGATGAACTTCGATCCGTCAACCAATAGACGCCTGCCGAGTCGAGACTCTCAATCAAAACGCCACGAGTCTCTTCGCTGAGGAAACGTGGCGAAAGTGTACTGACAACGCCGCTACCAGGCGATTCAAGCTGAACGGCAGAGTCGCCGATTCCACGAGGCAATGGGAGCAACGCCGTTTCGCCGACCGAGAAGTTGTATCGCTGGAAAGTCGATGCGAGTTGATTGCGAAGTACTCGGTCGAAAATGAGAACCGCATTGGTGCTGGGAAGCGTAGACCACTGCGAGTTGATCCCGGAACTAAAGAAGACGATTCGACCAGAGCCGATGTTTCGTTCAACGACAAACGGGATCCCATTATCGAATTGGGCGATCGTCGTGGCTGGCACATTGGCCGCTTCATTGTCTTCGGAAATGGCGCTTGTCGAACTGGAAACAGGGGGTGTCCAGGAAAGCCAATTGTCTTCAGCGGGAGGTAGCAGGTTGGACGTACCAGGCTGGACAGCATCTTCCTCAGCGGGAACAACCGTCTTGAAGAACAACGCATCGGTGTAGAGATCGATCAACTGCGACTCATCGAGACCGGCCAGGCGAAAGTAGGAGTGATCGAGCAGCCCTTTAGCTGAGATCCTAAATGGCTGCAGGTCGTCGGAAAACTCATTCAAACTTTGGCCCACCGAAGCTGGCTGAAGAGGCTTCGGCAAAATACCCTTGCCGTTTTGCCAAGCCACGTCGTTCCATGCCTGAGGATCGAAGTTGCCTCCGGCTGCGATGGCGAGTTGTCCACCTTGTTCGACATACGATCGAAGGATCGAGACCATCTCTGGCGAAGGTGATTCAACGCCCGCAACGATTGCCAAGCGAGCTTCTCGCAGTGCAATTCGCAAAGTTTCCCCCTCGGCTTCACGTTGCGACAAGTGAATGGGGCGAATCAAGTGCTGTTCTTCGCGATCGGAATTGGTTTGAGGGCACAGCAGTTGCCTGAGGATCCAGCTATCGCCAAGCCGGCCCAATGCGGGAGACTCTTCCGTGTCGCTCCATTGATCGATGAAAACGACCGGTGTCGAGGCAACCAGCGGAACCACTAACGATCGTGCGTCATCCGCCGGTAATGCATCTCCTGTCAGCGAAACGGTGAGGGGGATTGAAGAGGTACGCGTCGGGTCGACATCCATCGCGTCGAAGACATATTCAAACACAAGCGATTTGGTCGAGTCACCTTCTGGAAAGTCCACGAACTTGGTCTCAACTTCGTTGTCGCGAACTTGAAGAGAAACGGCTACGTTGGAGCGAGGCTCGGTGCCATCGTAACGAACGCGTGCGACCAATCTGGTGGGCATGCCAATTTCGGCCAGCCCGTCCGGAATGCCGAATTCTTCAATCCACGCATTGGCGGGAGCCGCTGAATCGGAGCCGACCAAAATGACCGGCATTTCCTCTTCCGGTGGGCTAGTCCTTGAAAGTCGTTGCCACTGAACGGCTTGTTGATCTCCAAACACCACGACATAGGGTGCGTGAGACGGTGTTTGTTCTGCGAGTCGTCTAGCTTGATTCAATGCGTGGGCCAGCTCACCTGATGCGTCGGTCGGGGTAATCTTGTCAATGGCGTCCGCTGCATCTGTTCGTGAGGTGAAGGGATCCGTAACTCGTTGCGACTGGATACCAGAGAGCGGAAGAATCGAAATCTGGCTGGCAGCCGGAAGTTTTTCTAGGAACTGCTTGGCCTGTTCTCGTGAGGCTTCGAGCGCGGAACCTGAAATCGACTCAAGCGACGCACTCATGCTGTTGTCGATCACAAGGATCGCATGAGGCGGCTTGGAACTGCTGGGCAATGCGGAATCGGCGGAGGAAAAATAAGGGCGAGCCAGTGCTAAACCAAACAACAACAGTGCGAGTGCCCGGAGGGCCATTAAGAGCAGATCACGAATCCGCAACAGACGGCGGTTAGACTGCATCGCTTCGAGCAAGAAGTCCATCGCTGCCCAGTGGATGGTACGGTAGCGGTTCCGATTCATCAGGTGAATCAGCGCAGGCCCGGCCATCATAAGGGCGCCAGCAATGGCAAATCCAGAAGCTACAAAAACGGGAAACATGGTTTTCGTTGTACGAATCCGTTGGAGGTGTCGGTTATCGCGAGGCTTCTTGCCTCAGTGCTTCGATGCGACCCTCTTGAAGGATCGGTAAGTAACGATTCGGCATGGCCAAAATAAAACAGCCCACAGCCGTTCCGTATAAGTCGCCTGGCGTGCCACTGACGTGTGCGCCGGCATGCCACATCCCGTGCGAGCGAGTGTCTTGGGGTTTGTCAAACTGAGAAGCAACCACCGCGTCGCGAAGCGTAGGATAAGAGCGTTTCCAGTCTTCGCCACCGACCTGGTACAACGCTTGTCCGACGTAATAAAGCGTGTAGGCATCGAACGGTAGGCGACCGTTGTTCTTATTCGTTTTCTCTTTCAGTTTGGCAATCTCTTCATGGATGACCTCCATGTTCTTTTCGATTCGCCAGTCATCGTATTGGCCGAACTCTTGAAGGCAAAC is a window of Bremerella sp. TYQ1 DNA encoding:
- a CDS encoding BatA domain-containing protein, encoding MFPVFVASGFAIAGALMMAGPALIHLMNRNRYRTIHWAAMDFLLEAMQSNRRLLRIRDLLLMALRALALLLFGLALARPYFSSADSALPSSSKPPHAILVIDNSMSASLESISGSALEASREQAKQFLEKLPAASQISILPLSGIQSQRVTDPFTSRTDAADAIDKITPTDASGELAHALNQARRLAEQTPSHAPYVVVFGDQQAVQWQRLSRTSPPEEEMPVILVGSDSAAPANAWIEEFGIPDGLAEIGMPTRLVARVRYDGTEPRSNVAVSLQVRDNEVETKFVDFPEGDSTKSLVFEYVFDAMDVDPTRTSSIPLTVSLTGDALPADDARSLVVPLVASTPVVFIDQWSDTEESPALGRLGDSWILRQLLCPQTNSDREEQHLIRPIHLSQREAEGETLRIALREARLAIVAGVESPSPEMVSILRSYVEQGGQLAIAAGGNFDPQAWNDVAWQNGKGILPKPLQPASVGQSLNEFSDDLQPFRISAKGLLDHSYFRLAGLDESQLIDLYTDALFFKTVVPAEEDAVQPGTSNLLPPAEDNWLSWTPPVSSSTSAISEDNEAANVPATTIAQFDNGIPFVVERNIGSGRIVFFSSGINSQWSTLPSTNAVLIFDRVLRNQLASTFQRYNFSVGETALLPLPRGIGDSAVQLESPGSGVVSTLSPRFLSEETRGVLIESLDSAGVYWLTDRSSSDATDNASRFRIPVSGSPVSWESQLARLDQEQFEALGLPPQYRWQDETQVVSGSGLPTSGHAWWQWLIILVIALLLIEMTIAAMPSWLAWIVNRQSGSDTNPATS